The segment GTCGGGCGCCGAGCAGTTGAAGACTTCGGATGCCCAGTTGATGCGTCCCATTTCCTCGGCGCACAGCGCATATTCGAGGTTGGTAAGCCCCGGGCCGTCAAAGGCGAAGCTGTCGTCGACATGCACGCGCCCCGACGATGGCGGCATGAACAGGTTCCAGATCCCGGCCTCGCGCGCCTTGGCCTTCGCCGTCTCGATCGTCTGGATCACCTTCCAGCGTTCGCCGGTCTTCTGCTCGGCATGGTAATCCTTGTCGTGCGGGCGAACATGGCGTTCGATGAAATCGCGGACGCGGTCGCGCCAATAGGTCTCACGGTCGTTCAGGCTGAAATCCATTGGCTCGTCTCTCTCCGTATCTTTTGCGCGATGATGTCAGGCACAATCCGATTCTGCCAGCGCCGTTCGCAGCGTAATTCCCTCATTTTCCCGCGCATTGCGCTCACGCCGTGCCGAAAGCTGGCGCAGCCTGTCTTCATGGTCGTTGCGCCCGAAGGGAAATTGCAGGAAGCACCAGGCGCCGCAGCAGCCGATGAAAAGCGTCAGCCCGCCATATACCAGCGCCAGCGCATCGACCGTGTCGATGGGCACCGCGCCGGGCTGCGCGCCTTCCGGAAAGCCGATCAGCGCCAGCATCGTGCCCGACAGGAAGATGCCGATCCCCGTCACGCATTTCTGGACGAAGAAATAGCCGGCAAAGAACAGCCCCTCTTCGCGCCGCGCGGTGCGCAGTTCGGCGGCGTCGGTCACATCGGCCATCATCGATGTGGTCAGAATCATCGAGCAGACGTTGAACATTGTCGCCAGACCAATCATCGTCAGGAACACCGGCATCAGCCAGGGGGATCCGGGTTCGGGAAAGGCCCCGACGGCGCGCAGCCAATAGGGCGTGGTGATGACGATGGCCGAAAGAAAAGCGGTGAGCGCCGCGCCGTGCTTCTTGCCCAGCCGGCCCGCCAGCCGGGGGACCGCCAGAAAGGCGAGGAAAACCCCGCCGAACAGCGCGATGGCATAGATGATCAGCGCGGTCTGCGGGAATTCCCAGATATAAAGAAGCAGATAGTTGGACAGCGCGAAGGTCATGCCCTGATTGGCAAAGGTGAAGATGCCTGCCGCCATAAGGATCAGGAACGGTCGGTCGTTGAGCGTGCCGAGGATCGCGCGCAGGCTATGGTCGGCCGCTGGCTGGTTGCGCTCGGCAACCGGGCGGGCAAGCCGCCGGTGCGTGCCAAGGGCCGATACCAGCACCGCGATGAGCATGGCGATCGATCCGACCAGCGCCAGTTTCTCATAGCCGCGCGGGTTGAGCTGGCCGACGGGATATTCGGCATCGGGCAGCAGAAAGACGCCGTAGGCCAGCGCCAGCATGACGAGCCCGGCGGCCCAGCCGAAGAGGAAGCGGTAACGGACGACCACTGTGCGCTCATGATAATCGCGCGTAATTTCGGGGACCAGCGCGATCGACGGCACTTCATAGCAGGAGACCGCTGCCCGCACGAGCACGGCGACGCCAAGCAGATACCAGAATTGCTGCGACACCGGCAGTTCGGGCGGGTTCCAGAGCAACAGCCAGACCAGCGCGATCGGCAGCGCGGATGCATAGAGCCAGGGATGGCGGCGTCCCCAGCGCGTGCGTGTCCGATCGGACAGGGCACCCACCAGCGGGTCGATACAGGCGTCGATCAACAGCGCGATCAGGATGGCGAGCCCAACCTCATGCGCGGGCAGGCCGATCACCTGATTGTAGAACAGCAGCAGGAAGACCGAAAAGCCGTTGTCCTTGATGCCATACGCTACCGCGCCGAACCCATAGGCAAGCTTGGTGCCGATCGGCACCGGCTGGCCGCTCATGCGCGCGCCGCCAGCATATCGATCAGCCCGGGTGTTGCCGGGTCCCAGCTTGCCCGCGTGCCGATCAGCATCCCGCCATCAACCAGCAGGTCGGTGCCGGTGACGAACGATGCCGCGTCCGAGGCAAGATAGGCGACCGCCTCGGCAATGTCTCGCGGTTGGCCGGCGCGTGCCACGGGCTGGGCATGGGCGGCGGCCCCCATCAGGATCTGCTTGGCCTGCAATGCGTCGATCGCGGGATCGAAGGCAGGGTTGAAGATGTTGGTGACGATGAAGCCAGGGCACACCGCGTTCACGCGGATGCCATATTGCGCCAGATCGGCGGCGGCGATGCGTGTCAGATGCAGCACGCCCGCCTTGGCGACCGAATAGGCGGTCGGCGCATAGCCGGATTGGAGCGCCGAGACCGAACTGGTGTTGACGATCGCGCCGCCGCCGCGCGCCTTGAGATGCGGTGTGGCATGGCGGATGCCGAGCGCGACCGAACGCAGCAACAGCGCCATCGTATCGTCCCACTCCTCGGCGGTGATCTCGTCGATCCCGCCACGCGCGCCGCCTGCACCGGCATTGTTGAAGACGATGTCGATGCCGCCGGTGGCCTCGGCGGCAAAATCCATAAGGGCTTTTATATCCCTGTCCGCGCGTACGTCGCAGCGTTTGAAATGCAGCGTGCCAGGATGGGCGGAGACCATTTTGGTGCCGGCCTCGGCGTCGAGATCGCCCATCACGACCTGCGCGCCTTCCGCCAGAAACAGTTCGACCGTTGACTTGCCGATACCGGAAGCGCCGCCGGTAACGACCGCCGTCTTGCCTGCGAATCTCATCGCCCGCATCCCTCCTGTTTATATGTCAAAGCATATTCGAGACTTCGGTATGGTCAATCACCGAGCCGCTGCCCCTACGGCATGCTGGTCGGCGGGGCGGGATATCCCGTCCGCCCGCAGGAAAACGCCCGCGCGCCAATAATGCCAGATCGCCCAGGGCGTGATGGCGCACATGGTGAGCAGTGCGTAGCGCAGCGATTCCGCGCCCAGCGCCGGTCGGTAGAGATCGCTCAACAGGCCGATTAGGGTGGGGCCGAACCCAAGCCCGATCAGGTTGATCGAAAGCAAGGTGATCGCTGCCCATAATGCGCGCATCTGAACTGGTGCGAGCCCCTGGATAAGCGCGAAGCTGGGGCCGAGATAGCTGTTCTGGAAAAGCAGCGCGATGCCATAGCAGATCAGCGCCAGTTCGACGTCGGGCACGATGTAGAGCGCGAGGGCAAAGGGAAAGGCAATCGCCTTGAGTAGCGCGACAAGCCAGCTCTGGCTGTGCAGGCCGTGGCGGCGTGCGCATCGGTCGGCAAGCTTGCCGCCCACCACGCCCGAAATACCGCCGATAATTGCAATGATCGGCGCAAGGATCAGGGCGATCTGGGGCAGGGTGAGGCCAAAGCTGCGCTGATAATAGCTCGGTGCCCAGGCGGTGAGCGCATAGCCAATGAGCGATGTCAGCGTGACAGCGAGAACGAGATGACGGGCCGCCGGAGACTGCCAGAGGCTTGCAAAGCCGGCGCCGATGCCTGGCGCCTTGCCCTCGGTCTGGGCGGGCGGATCGGAGAGGCCCCGACGGGGCTCGACGATCAGTGCGCGCACAAGAAGGGCGAGGAAAATGCCGGGAATGCCGACCGCGATGATCGCGATGCGCCAGCCATAAAGATGCGCCAGCGCGCCCCCGATCATCGTGCCAAAGCCGCCACCCAGAACAACGCCCAGCGCATAGATGCCCATGGCGCCCGCACGTTTTTCTGCCGGATAGAGATCGGCGATCATCGAATGGCTGGGCGGGCTGGATCCTGCTTCGCCGATGCCGACGCCGATGCGCGCCAAGAGCAATTGCACGAAATTTTGCGCCAGCCCGCACAAAGCGGTCATGAGGCTCCACAGCCCCAGCGAAATCGCGACGATGTTGCGTCGGTTGCCGCGATCGGCAAGCCGGGCAACCGGGATGCCGAGACCGGCATAGAAAATGGCAAAGGCCAGCCCGGAAAGCAGACCCAATTGCATGTCCGAAAGGCGGAGATCGGCTTTGATCAGTTCAAGCAGGATCGCCAGGATCTGCCGATCCATATAGGAAAAGAAATAGGTGAGCGTGAGGAGAAACAGGGTGATCCCACGGCGCTCGAGCGCGCGTTCGTCCGCTTCCCGCTGCCTCGTATCGACCGGAATCGTCACGCGCACCCTCTCTTTACCGGATTTCTCCGTCACCGACTTTTCGGCATGCGACAAGGCTGGACTTCGTTGACGTTTTCGTCAAGCATACTGGAAATTCGAAAATGGAATCGGGAGAGAGGAATGGCTGATCTTGAGCAGTTCCGCGCCGAAACGCGGGCATGGCTCGACGCCAATTGTCCGCCGGAAATGCGCGAGCCTGTGCGCGACGAAACCGATGCGTGCTGGGGCGGGCGCAATCCTGTTTTCAAGAACGATGCACAAAAGATCTGGCTGGAACGCATGGCCGAAAAGGGCTGGACCGTGCCCGACTGGCCCAAGCCCTATGGCGGCGCGGGGTTGTCGCCTGCCGAGACCAAGATATTGCGGCAGGAAATGGCCGCGCTTGGCTGTCGCAGCCCGCTTTCCTCCTTCGGAATCTGGATGCTCGGCCCCGCGCTCCTCAAATTCGGCAGCGAAGAACAGAAGCTCCATTATCTCAACCAGATCGCGCGCGGCGAAATCCGCTGGTGCCAGGGCTATTCCGAACCGGGTTCGGGGTCCGATCTTGTCTCGCTCCAGACCTACGGCGAGGACAAGGGCGATCACTGGGTGGTGAACGGCCAGAAGATCTGGACCTCCTATGCCGACAAGGCGGACTGGATCTTCTGCCTTGTTCGAACCGACAAGAACGACAAATATCGTGGTATCAGCTTCCTGCTGTTCGACATGACGACACAGGGGGTTTCGACCAAGCCGATCAAGCTGATTTCGGGCAATTCGCCCTTTTGCGAAACCTTTTTCGACAATGTCGTCGTTCCCAAGAACCAGATCGTCGGCGAACTCAACCGCGGCTGGGACGTCGCCAAATATCTGCTCGGGCATGAGCGTGAGATGATCTCGGGTGCGGGCAATGCGCCGATGGGATCGCTTGGTGCGATGCACCGTGAGCTGATGGCCGAGGAACCTTTGCTCCGGGCCGAAATGGCGCGGCTCGATGTCGACACGCTCGCCTTCCGTGCGATGGGCGAACGGTTCCTTGACGAGCTGAAGGCCGGCAAGGCGCATCCCGCGCAGCCGAACATGATGAAATATTACGGTACCGAGCTGAACAAGCGTCGCAACGAGTTGGTGATGGCGGCGGGCGGTGCCGATGCGCTGGAATGGGAAAGCGAGGCTTCAGGCGGTGGCGGCAAGGCGCGCGCCTGGCTGCGTACCAAGGCCAATTCGATCGAAGGCGGGACGAGCGAGATCATGCTCAACGTGATCGCCAAGCGCATCCTGGACCTGCCCGGCGGCTGACGCCCGGCATCCGACCAGCCCGCAACACCATTCAGGATTGAACCGATGCCGCTTTACCTAACCGACGATCAGGCACTGCTGCAGGACAGCGCACGCAGCTTCATGGCGAGCGAGGCACCGATCCCGCATTTCCGCAAGTTTCGCGACATGAACTGCAAGGACGGCTTTTCGCATGGGTTGTGGAAGCAGTTCGGCGAAATGGGCTTTACCGGCATCCTCGTGCCCGAGGCCGAAGGCGGCCTCGGCCTCGGGCATGTCGAGGCGGGGATCGTGCTTGAAGAGATCGGGCGCAACCTGTCGCCTTCGCCCTTTCTGACCACCGCCATCGCAGGCGTGACGGCGCTGAACGCGGCGGACAAGGCGCTGCGCGATCGCTGGCTGCCGGGCATATTGGCGGGTGAGACGGTGCTGGGGCTCGCGATCGACGAAGGCGCCAAGCACCGGCCCCAGGCGATTGCGACGCGCGCCGAGCGCTCGGGCAATGGGTTTCGCCTGACTGGCAAAAAGCAGTTCGTGGTGCAGGGCGCGTCTGCCGACATGCTGATCGTCGCCGCGCGGACCGCGGGCAGCCCCGGTGACACCGAGGGGCTGACGCTCTTCGCGGTGCCCAAGGATAGCGCGAACATGACATTGGAGGCTGCGCGATTGGTCGATAGCGCGATGGGCGCGCATGTCCGGCTCGACGGGGTCGAGGTGGACGGTGATGCGGTGATCGGCGAGGTCGATGGCGGCTGGGCGGTACTGACCCGCTTGCTCGATGCCGGGCGTGCCGGTGCGGCGGCCGAACTGGCGGGCGTCGGTGCGGGCGCGATGGACATGACGATCGGCTATCTCAAGCAGCGTAAGCAATTCGGTCAGCTGATCGGTGAGTTTCAGGCGCTCCAGCACCGTGCCGCGCATCTCTATGCCGAGATGGAAGTGGCACGCGCGGCGGTGCTCAAGGCGCAGCAGCTGCTTGATGAGGGCAGTGACAAGGCCGAATTGATGGTCGCGGTTGCCAAGGCCAAGGCGGGGCAGGCGACGAGCCTTGCGGTCAAGGAAGGTGTGCAGATGCACGGCGGCATCGGGATGACCGACGAATATGATGTCGGGCTGTTCATGAAGCGCGACCGCGCGTTGCAGGAATTTTTTGGAGACAGCAATTTCCAGGCGGACCGCGTGGCGCGGATGCACGGATATTGATCCCATGATCTGAGGTACAGGACGAAGGGGAAGCTGAGTGGCGCTGGATCCTGAAGTCTTTGAAGCATTGCTGGAGACCATTCGCCGCTTCGTCGCCGAACGGCTGCGCCCGCGCGAGGCGGAGGTGGCCGAAAGCGACGAGATTCCCGGTGATCTGATCGCCGAGATGAAGGCGCTCGGGCTGTTCGGCATGTCGATCCCCGAACAATATGGCGGCCTTGGCCTTAATATGGGGGAGGAACTGCGGATCGCGTTCGAACTGGGGCGGACGAGCCCGGCGATGCGTTCCACCTTCGGCACCAATGTGGGGATTGGCAGCCAGGGGCTGATCATGGCGGGCAGCGATGCGCAAAAGGCGCAGTGGCTGCCCCGCATCGCGAGCGGGCAGATCATCACCAGCTTTGCGCTGACCGAGCCCGATGTCGGGTCCGATAGCGCCGCCGTGAAAACCCGCGCGGTCCGCGACGGCGATGTGTACCGCGTCACCGGCACCAAGCGTTTCATCACCAATGCGGACAAGGCGTCGCTTTTCACCGTCATGGCGCGCACGGGCGGGGAAGGCGCGCACGGCGTATCCGCCTTTCTGGTGCCCGCAGATCTCGCGGGCGTGCGCATCGGGGCTCCGGAACGCAAGATGGGGCAGCAGGGCGCGCATGTGTGCGACGTGCATCTGGATGACGTGCCCGTGCCGGCGGCGAACATGCTGGGTGCGGAGGGGGACGGGTTCAAGGTGGCGATGCGCGTGCTCGATCGCGGGCGGCTGCATATTGCGGGCGTGTGCGTGGGCGTTGCGGATCGCCTTATCGCCGACTGCGTGGCCTATGCGACGACGCGCATCCAGTTCGGTAAGCCGATCGCCGAGCACCAGCTGATCCAGGCGATGATCGCGGATTCAAAAACCGAGGCGCTCGCTGCGCGGGCGCTGGTGCTCGATGTCGCGGCGCGCAAGGATGCGGGCGAGAATGTGACCATGGAATCGGCCGCCGCCAAATATTTCGCGAGCGAGATGGTGGGGCGCGTGGCCGACCGCGCGGTCCAGATCTTTGGCGGGGCGGGTTATATCGCGGATTACGGCATCGAACGGCTTTACCGCGATGTGCGCCTGTTCCGCATTTACGAAGGAACCAGCCAGATCCAGCAGATCGTGATCGCGCGTGAGACGATCCGCCGTGGGGGCTGAACAGCCGGGAAGGACAGGATGATGGACGTCAGCAAGCTGTTTTCGCTGGAGGGGCGGATTGCGCTCGTTACCGGCGGGTCGCGCAATATCGGCAAGTGGATTGCCGAGGGGTTCATCGCACAGGGCGCCAAGGTCTATATCTCGTCGCGCAAGGCCGAAGCGTGTCTGGCGACCGCGCAGGAGCTTGGCCCCAACTGCATCGCGCTGCCGCATGATATTTCGACGGTCGCCGGCTGCCGCGCGCTTGCGGAGGCGTTCGCCGAAAAGGAACAGCGGCTCGACATTCTCGTCAACAATGCCGGTGCCGCCTGGGGCGAACCGTTCGAGAAGTTTCCGGAAGCCGGCTGGGACAAGGTGATGGACCTTAACCTCAAATCGCCCTTCTTCCTTACACAGGCGCTACACGGCGCGCTGAAGGCGGCGGGCTCTGCGTCGAAGCCGGCCAAGGTGATCAACATCACCTCGATCGACGGGATGCGGCTCAATCCGTGGGACACATTCAGCTATCACGCGTCAAAGGCTGGGCTGATCTATCTCACCAAGCGGATGGCGGCGCGGCTGATCAGCGATCATATCAACGTCACCTCGATCGCGCCGGGGGCGTTCGCGTCGGAGATGAACCGCGCCGCACGCGACCATGGCAATGAGGTGGCAAAACGCATTCCGGCGGGGCGGATCGGGGCCGAGGAGGATCTGGCGGCGGCGGCGATCTATCTGGCCAGCCGCGCAGGCGACTATGTCGTTGGCGAGACGATCACGGTCGACGGTGGGTTGGTGAATGCGAGCCTGGGAACGAGCATCGACGCCTGATTGCGGCGCGCGGGTCTAATGCCCGCGCATCGCGTTGGTGAGGGTGTTGAGCGTATCGACGAGCGACAGCCCGAGCATCTGAAACGCGATGATCGCCGCTAGCGAGATGAGGGCGGCGATCAGCCCATATTCGATTGCGGTTGCCCCGCGCCTGTCTGTCCACAAGCGTTTTAGCATTTCAAACTGCACTGAAAAACCTCCCCTGCCCAATGCCGTCATGAATGTGGCAGGGGATCGTTATGAAGCACTTAAAGGCGATCAACGGGCGATGAGGATATTCATCCGCGCGGATGCGATCAGCTTTTCCCGGTCATCCTGCCAGGCGACGGCCTCGACATTGGCGATGCGCGTGCCGACGCGTGTTACCAGCCCGATCGCGAAGGTTTCCTTTTCGCGGCCGCCGCGCATGAAATCGACGGTGATGTTGATCGGTTTCAGCCGGGGCGTGTCTTCATCCCGGAACTCGGCATAAAGCGCGGCGATCGCCGCCATTTCGAGCATGCCGCCAAGCGCGCCGCCATGGACGAAGCCGGGGCGCCCCAGCACTTCGTTGGAAAAGGGCATCGACAGGATCGGCACGCCGCGCTCGTCGCCGCAGATCGAGAGGCCGAGCGTATCAGCATAAGGGGGAAGCGGTTTCATCGGGATATCGGCTTTCAGAGAAACATGAACGTGCCGGCGACATGCGCGACGGGATCTTCGGGATCGCCATCATGCGCCTGACCGCGGATGAAGGCGATGTTGCGCGTGATGCGATAGCATTCGCCGCGGCCGATAACCGAGCGGCCGGGCGCGGCCGGGCGGAGATAATCGACGCGCAGATCGAGCGTGGCCTGCGGCCGCAGCTTTCCGCCACGCACCCAGACCGAGGCGCTGGTTGCCATGTCCATCAGCGAGACGACGGGGCCGGAGGCGAGAATGCCGGTATCGGCATCGCCAACGAGCTTTTCGTTATAGGGCAGCTCAAGCTCGACCCAATCCTCGCCATGCGCGCGGTAGGTGAGCCCGAGCACGCCGCCATGCCCATAGTCGTTCATGGCGCGTAGCAAGCGCGCCGGATCGAATGGCATGTTGGTCAAGTCTTCCATCGTGAAACTGCCTGCATTTACTGATGCGCGCGGACTAGCGGCTGGAGCCTCTGTCTGCAACGTCGTCGAAATGGAAATGGGTGACTTGCCCCGGAAGCTGTGATTAGATGACGCTTACGGAAAGGAGAGGGGCTGGGGAAGCACCTTGCCACCGTGGCCAGAGGGAGAGCGATGCCGTGACTCATCCGCTGCACCATGCCCGGTCGATGCCGGAAAAGCCCGCAGTCATCATGGCCGGGTCTGGCGAGCGCATCGATTATGCGACGCTTGATGCCCGGTCGAACCAGGGCGCGCATCTGTTCCGACGGCTGGGACTGGCGCGCGGGGACACGGTGGCGTTCCTGTTCGACAATCATATCCGGTATTTCGAACTGGCCTGGGCGGCACAGCGCTCGGGGCTGCATTATGTGTGCATTTCGTGCCGGCTCGCGCTGCCGGAGATCGCGTATATCGTGCGCGACAGTGGCGCGCGGTTGCTGGTGACGTCCGAAGGCGTGGGGGGCGTTCTGGACGGATTGCCGGAGGCGATACCGGATGTGCCGCGTTACCTGATCGGCGTACCCCGCGCAGGGTGGGCGGACTGGGTGGCCGAAGCAGCGGCGATGCCAGTCACGCCGATTGCGGATGAAAGCGCGGGCGTGGACATGCTCTATTCCTCGGGTACGACCGGGCGGCCAAAGGGGGTGCGCATCGCGCTGCCCGAAGATCCGGCGATCGATGCGCCCCATGGGCTGGCGATGCTGGCGGCGGGGATGTTCGGCTTTGGTGCCGACAGCATCTATCTTTCGCCCGCGCCGCTTTACCACGCGGCGCCGCTGCGCTGGTGCATGAGCGTCCAGCGGCTGGGCGGCACGGTGGTGATGATGGAGCATTTCGAGCCCGAAGAGGCACTGCAGGCGATTGCGCGCTATCGGATCAACGCCAGCCAGTGGGTGCCCACGCATTTCATCCGGATGCTGAAGCTGCCTGAAGCGGTTCGCACGGGCTATGACATAACCTCGTTGCGCTCGGCCATCCACGCCGCCGCGCCCTGCCCGGTGCCGGTGAAACAGGCGATGATGGACTGGTGGGGGCCGATCATCGACGAATATTATGCGGGATCGGAAGGCAATGGGCTGACCGCGATCAAGGCGGCGGACTGGCTGACGCATAGGGGGTCGGTCGGCCGCGCGATGATCGGCAAGGTCCATATTTGCGACGAGCAAGGCAATGAACTGCCCGTGCGGACGCAGGGGATGGTCTATTTTTCCGACGGGCATCCGTTCGAATATCATAACGACCCGGAAAAGACCGCGCAGGGGCGTAACCGGCTCGGCTGGTCCACCCTTGGCGATATCGGGTGGGTGGATGAGGAGGGATTTCTGTACCTGACCGACCGGGCGAGCTTCATGATCATATCGGGGGGCGTGAATATCTATCCCCAGGAGATCGAGAACCTGATCGTGACCCATCCGCGCGTGGCCGATGTCGCGGTGATCGGTGCG is part of the Sphingomonas sp. C3-2 genome and harbors:
- a CDS encoding MFS transporter yields the protein MSGQPVPIGTKLAYGFGAVAYGIKDNGFSVFLLLFYNQVIGLPAHEVGLAILIALLIDACIDPLVGALSDRTRTRWGRRHPWLYASALPIALVWLLLWNPPELPVSQQFWYLLGVAVLVRAAVSCYEVPSIALVPEITRDYHERTVVVRYRFLFGWAAGLVMLALAYGVFLLPDAEYPVGQLNPRGYEKLALVGSIAMLIAVLVSALGTHRRLARPVAERNQPAADHSLRAILGTLNDRPFLILMAAGIFTFANQGMTFALSNYLLLYIWEFPQTALIIYAIALFGGVFLAFLAVPRLAGRLGKKHGAALTAFLSAIVITTPYWLRAVGAFPEPGSPWLMPVFLTMIGLATMFNVCSMILTTSMMADVTDAAELRTARREEGLFFAGYFFVQKCVTGIGIFLSGTMLALIGFPEGAQPGAVPIDTVDALALVYGGLTLFIGCCGAWCFLQFPFGRNDHEDRLRQLSARRERNARENEGITLRTALAESDCA
- a CDS encoding SDR family NAD(P)-dependent oxidoreductase; this translates as MRFAGKTAVVTGGASGIGKSTVELFLAEGAQVVMGDLDAEAGTKMVSAHPGTLHFKRCDVRADRDIKALMDFAAEATGGIDIVFNNAGAGGARGGIDEITAEEWDDTMALLLRSVALGIRHATPHLKARGGGAIVNTSSVSALQSGYAPTAYSVAKAGVLHLTRIAAADLAQYGIRVNAVCPGFIVTNIFNPAFDPAIDALQAKQILMGAAAHAQPVARAGQPRDIAEAVAYLASDAASFVTGTDLLVDGGMLIGTRASWDPATPGLIDMLAARA
- a CDS encoding MFS transporter encodes the protein MTIPVDTRQREADERALERRGITLFLLTLTYFFSYMDRQILAILLELIKADLRLSDMQLGLLSGLAFAIFYAGLGIPVARLADRGNRRNIVAISLGLWSLMTALCGLAQNFVQLLLARIGVGIGEAGSSPPSHSMIADLYPAEKRAGAMGIYALGVVLGGGFGTMIGGALAHLYGWRIAIIAVGIPGIFLALLVRALIVEPRRGLSDPPAQTEGKAPGIGAGFASLWQSPAARHLVLAVTLTSLIGYALTAWAPSYYQRSFGLTLPQIALILAPIIAIIGGISGVVGGKLADRCARRHGLHSQSWLVALLKAIAFPFALALYIVPDVELALICYGIALLFQNSYLGPSFALIQGLAPVQMRALWAAITLLSINLIGLGFGPTLIGLLSDLYRPALGAESLRYALLTMCAITPWAIWHYWRAGVFLRADGISRPADQHAVGAAAR
- a CDS encoding acyl-CoA dehydrogenase family protein, whose translation is MADLEQFRAETRAWLDANCPPEMREPVRDETDACWGGRNPVFKNDAQKIWLERMAEKGWTVPDWPKPYGGAGLSPAETKILRQEMAALGCRSPLSSFGIWMLGPALLKFGSEEQKLHYLNQIARGEIRWCQGYSEPGSGSDLVSLQTYGEDKGDHWVVNGQKIWTSYADKADWIFCLVRTDKNDKYRGISFLLFDMTTQGVSTKPIKLISGNSPFCETFFDNVVVPKNQIVGELNRGWDVAKYLLGHEREMISGAGNAPMGSLGAMHRELMAEEPLLRAEMARLDVDTLAFRAMGERFLDELKAGKAHPAQPNMMKYYGTELNKRRNELVMAAGGADALEWESEASGGGGKARAWLRTKANSIEGGTSEIMLNVIAKRILDLPGG
- a CDS encoding acyl-CoA dehydrogenase family protein gives rise to the protein MPLYLTDDQALLQDSARSFMASEAPIPHFRKFRDMNCKDGFSHGLWKQFGEMGFTGILVPEAEGGLGLGHVEAGIVLEEIGRNLSPSPFLTTAIAGVTALNAADKALRDRWLPGILAGETVLGLAIDEGAKHRPQAIATRAERSGNGFRLTGKKQFVVQGASADMLIVAARTAGSPGDTEGLTLFAVPKDSANMTLEAARLVDSAMGAHVRLDGVEVDGDAVIGEVDGGWAVLTRLLDAGRAGAAAELAGVGAGAMDMTIGYLKQRKQFGQLIGEFQALQHRAAHLYAEMEVARAAVLKAQQLLDEGSDKAELMVAVAKAKAGQATSLAVKEGVQMHGGIGMTDEYDVGLFMKRDRALQEFFGDSNFQADRVARMHGY
- a CDS encoding acyl-CoA dehydrogenase family protein, which encodes MALDPEVFEALLETIRRFVAERLRPREAEVAESDEIPGDLIAEMKALGLFGMSIPEQYGGLGLNMGEELRIAFELGRTSPAMRSTFGTNVGIGSQGLIMAGSDAQKAQWLPRIASGQIITSFALTEPDVGSDSAAVKTRAVRDGDVYRVTGTKRFITNADKASLFTVMARTGGEGAHGVSAFLVPADLAGVRIGAPERKMGQQGAHVCDVHLDDVPVPAANMLGAEGDGFKVAMRVLDRGRLHIAGVCVGVADRLIADCVAYATTRIQFGKPIAEHQLIQAMIADSKTEALAARALVLDVAARKDAGENVTMESAAAKYFASEMVGRVADRAVQIFGGAGYIADYGIERLYRDVRLFRIYEGTSQIQQIVIARETIRRGG
- a CDS encoding SDR family oxidoreductase, with protein sequence MDVSKLFSLEGRIALVTGGSRNIGKWIAEGFIAQGAKVYISSRKAEACLATAQELGPNCIALPHDISTVAGCRALAEAFAEKEQRLDILVNNAGAAWGEPFEKFPEAGWDKVMDLNLKSPFFLTQALHGALKAAGSASKPAKVINITSIDGMRLNPWDTFSYHASKAGLIYLTKRMAARLISDHINVTSIAPGAFASEMNRAARDHGNEVAKRIPAGRIGAEEDLAAAAIYLASRAGDYVVGETITVDGGLVNASLGTSIDA
- a CDS encoding Flp family type IVb pilin — its product is MLKRLWTDRRGATAIEYGLIAALISLAAIIAFQMLGLSLVDTLNTLTNAMRGH
- a CDS encoding PaaI family thioesterase, yielding MKPLPPYADTLGLSICGDERGVPILSMPFSNEVLGRPGFVHGGALGGMLEMAAIAALYAEFRDEDTPRLKPINITVDFMRGGREKETFAIGLVTRVGTRIANVEAVAWQDDREKLIASARMNILIAR
- a CDS encoding PaaI family thioesterase; this translates as MEDLTNMPFDPARLLRAMNDYGHGGVLGLTYRAHGEDWVELELPYNEKLVGDADTGILASGPVVSLMDMATSASVWVRGGKLRPQATLDLRVDYLRPAAPGRSVIGRGECYRITRNIAFIRGQAHDGDPEDPVAHVAGTFMFL
- a CDS encoding acyl-CoA synthetase, which translates into the protein MTHPLHHARSMPEKPAVIMAGSGERIDYATLDARSNQGAHLFRRLGLARGDTVAFLFDNHIRYFELAWAAQRSGLHYVCISCRLALPEIAYIVRDSGARLLVTSEGVGGVLDGLPEAIPDVPRYLIGVPRAGWADWVAEAAAMPVTPIADESAGVDMLYSSGTTGRPKGVRIALPEDPAIDAPHGLAMLAAGMFGFGADSIYLSPAPLYHAAPLRWCMSVQRLGGTVVMMEHFEPEEALQAIARYRINASQWVPTHFIRMLKLPEAVRTGYDITSLRSAIHAAAPCPVPVKQAMMDWWGPIIDEYYAGSEGNGLTAIKAADWLTHRGSVGRAMIGKVHICDEQGNELPVRTQGMVYFSDGHPFEYHNDPEKTAQGRNRLGWSTLGDIGWVDEEGFLYLTDRASFMIISGGVNIYPQEIENLIVTHPRVADVAVIGAPCADMGERVVAIVQPVDMADAGAGLADELTALCRANLSGVKLPRQIDFTDELPRHPTGKLYKRVLRDRYWGTDSPANG